Part of the Polyangiaceae bacterium genome, GAGGAAGCACCCGAAGGGTGTCACGATCCGCCATTGAGAGGGGAGCGCGAGAACCGGCCGGACCCGGCGCCAGCTGTTTCGACAGAGCGGAAGCGTCGCGTGACGTTCGCTGCCGTCAGCGGAGCGAGAATGGAGGAACCAGCTAGTTCGGCCGGCGCTCGCTCACCGCCGAGAGCGTCTTGGTGACGCCGGCCGCGCCGAAGCGCTCGAGCAAGCTCCCCGACTGGGTGTGGCGCGCGATGTCGCCGAGGGTGACGATGCCGACCAGCAGACCGAGCTCGTCGATGACCGGGATGCGGCGCACCTGGGCGCTCAGCATCTTCTGCTCGATCTCGTGGAGCGAGGCGTGCGGCGAGCACGAGACCAGGCGCTTGCTCATCGCGCTCGAGACGCTGGACGCTACGAGGGGCACCCCCTGGGTGTACGCGGCCATGCAGATGTCACGATCGGTGATCATCGCGACGACTCGCCCTTCCTCGTCCACCACCGGCAGGTCCCCCAGGTCTCCCTCCCACATGATTCGCGCGGCCTCCGCCAGGGTGTCGCCGACGCGGCAAGTGCGGACGTGGTGGGTCATCAGGTCTCGTGCCTTCATTGCTCTACCTCCCTTGCGCGCTCCGCCAAGCAAGCAGCGCGCCAACGCGAATCGCTGCCAAAGCAACGGCGGAGGCGGTAATCACTTCGTGCCCGTGCGGGGTGCACGCGCGAACTGCGCATCACGCAGTGCGCAACGCGACGCGGTGTGGTGAAACGCACCGGCGGGCGTGTAGTCTCCCGCCCCATGACGCTCGCCCCCTCAGCCATTCGTCGCGCCGGGATCGTGTTCGCCGGAGGCCCGGCGCCCGGCGCCAACGCCGTGATCGCGGCGGCGACCATGGCCTTCCGCCGCAACGGTCGCGAAGTGCTCGGGTTCATGAACGGCTACGCCAGCCTGTCGGAGTACGACCCGGCCGAGCGCCCGCTCGCGGACGGCACGGACTACTTCCTGTTCCAGGACCACCACTTGCGCGGGCTCCGGAACGCCCGCGGCATCCTGGTCGGGACCTCCCGGGCGAACCCCGGCAAGGCCGTGCGCTCGCGCGCCGACCTGGCCGATCCGGTGAAGACGGCCCCTCTCGACCGCGTCTACCGCGGGCTCACGGATCTGGGCGTGGACGCCCTCGTCTCCATCGGCGGCGACGACACGCTAAAGACCGCCAACCTGCTCTACGAGTACCAGCGCCAGCTGCCGGCGGAGGCGAAGAAGGTCCGCGTGGTCCACGTGCCCAAGACCATCGACAACGACTACCGGGGCATCGACTTCACTTTCGGGTTCTTCACCGCGGTGGATTTGATGGGCAAGGAGCTGCTCAACCTGCGCGCCGACGCGATGGCGACCAAGGGTTACTTCATCGTCGAGACGATGGGACGCAAGACCGGTTGGCTCGCCTACGGCGTCGCCATCGCCGGCGAGGCGCACATGGTCGTCGGCGTGGAGGACATCGAGGGTGAGCTGGCGGTCGAAGAAGAAGTCCGCGACGCCACCGGCGCGGTGAAGAAGGAGGTGCGACTGTCCCTGGACGCGCTCTGCGATCGCATCGTGGATCTGATCCTGACCCGCGAGCGCCGCGGCAAGCACTACGGGACAATCGTCCTGGCGGAAGGGCTGGCCGAGGTGTTGCCGCAGTCGTTCCTGAGCGGCATCCCGCGGGACGACCACGGTCACATCTCGCTCGGCCGCGTGGACATCGGCAAGCTGATCGCCGAGCTCGCGGCCAAGCGCTTCCGCGAGCGCACCGGCCGCGACAAGAAGCTGACCGGCGTCCAGCTCGGCTACGAGTCGCGCTGCGCGGCGCCGCACGCCTTCGACGTGATGCTCGGCAGCCAGCTCGGGCTCGGCGCCTATCGCGCGCTGGTCGATCGCGAGCTGGACGGACACATGGTCAGCGTGACCGGACAGCTCGACCTGCAGTTCGTGCCCTTCGGCGAGCTCGTGGATCCCGAGACGCTGCACACCGGCGTGCGCTATCTGCGCACCGGCAGCGACTTCCACAAGCTGGCGCGCCAGCTCGAGACGAGGATCGAGAAGGCTCAAGCCCGCGGGTAGGACCCGAACACCTTCAGCCAGCTGGCCTTCTCGCGCACGCGTTGGATGGCCTCCGCCACCAGCGGATCTTCGCGGTGGCCCTCGAGATCCACCAGGAAGACGTAGATGCCCAGCGCGTCGCGGGAGGGGCGCGACTCGATCTTCGTCAGGTTCACGCCCCGGGACGCCAGCTCACTCAGCACCTCGACCAAGGTCCCGGGCCGGTCGTGCGCCGTCTTGAACGCGAGGCTGGTCTTGTCACGGCCGCTCCGCGGGGCGTCGCGTTCCGCCACGACCACGAAGCGCGTGACGTTGCCGGCGCGGTCCTGGATCGAGCGCTCCAGGATCTCACCGCCCAGGCGCGAGGCGGCGCGCTCCGCGCCGATGCCGGCCGCCCCCGTCTCGCCGAGGGCGCGCTCCACGCCGGCCACGGTGGACAGCGTGGCCTCCAGCCGGGCAGCCGGGAGCACCCGCGCCAAGTACTTGCGGCACTGCGCCAAGGCTTGCGGGTGCGAGTAGACCACCGTCAGCTCGTCGCGTCGCGTGCCCGGCCGCGCGATCAAGCAGTGCTCCACCGGCACGACGACCTCGCCCGCGATGCAGAGGTCCGTGTCGTGGATCAAGAGATCCAGCGTCTCGCTGACCGAACCCTCGATGCTGTTCTCGATGGCCAGCACGCCGGCGTCGGCCCCGCCGCTCGTCACTGCAAGGGCCACGGCAGCGTGGCTGGCGACCGCCACGTACTCGGCGTCCGGCGCCCAGGCCGAGGCCGCGCTCTCGCCGAACGTTCCCGGCGGGCCGAGGTGCGCGAGCCGCATCGGCTCAGGCGGCCTTCTGCTGCTCGACGCGCGTGAGCGCCAGGGCGCAGGGCTCGATCACCTCGCCCAGCACGCGCCGGCGGAGCTCCGCCCGGAGCGGCTCGTCGAGCACGCCGTGCGCGCGCAGTCGGGCTGCGCGGGGCTCTGCGGGCGGCCGCACCTGGCGCGCCCCGTCGAGCGCGAGCGCGAGCTCCTCTTCGAGCACGTGGTCGAGCGCGCCACCGGCCTTGGCGAGCGCCCACTGCGCGAAGCGCCAGGCCAGCTCGGCGTGGCGCCGCTCGTCACGCGCGATGCCGCGGAGGATGCTCCGGAGCCGCGGTTCCACCGCGTATTCTGCCGCTTCTTCCGCCTCCACGGCCGCGACCGTCTCGCCGATGCAGCCCTCTCGCACCGTCAGCCGCAGCACCTGCTCGAGCCCGTGGTCCAGGTCGAGCGCGCCGTCGATGGCGAGCGGGCCGGGACCGACGGGGCGTCCGGCGTGAGCGCTGGCCAGCGCGAAGCAGATCCGCGCGTGCTCGGTCTCGTCGCCCAGCGCGCGCTGCGCCAGCGTCACCAGCTCCGGCGGCGCCCCCAGGGCGAGCAGCTGAAGCGTGAAGCGGGCGAACGCCGCTACCGAAGCGTGCTCCATCAGGCCGATCTCCGTCCAGCGCTCTGCGAGCCGTGCGCGCGAGCCGGCGTCGAGACCCGAGCAGTCCAGCTCGAGCGCCGCGCACCAGTCGGCGCGGGCCGCCGGGTCCGCCAGGCGCTCGGTGCCCGCCACCAGGAACGGGCGGCCGATGGCGCAGCCTGCCGAGACGCACACGCGGCGCCCGCCGGACATGGAGCAAGACTTGCCCGGCTCGCAGTCCGCGTCGCCGCCGCACTGATCCGCGCCGGTCTGGCAGGCATAGACGATGGGGCCGCAGCTCGGCTCCGAGTCGTAAGAGGTGCACAGCTTGCCGCCGCCGCAGTCCGCGTCGGACTTGCAGCTCGCGGTCACGCAGCGTCCGATGGGATCGCCACACACGCAGATCTGCCCTTGGCCGCAGTCCTGATCGGTGCGACAGCCCGTCTGGCACTGGCAAGTACCCATGGGTGGCGCGTCGCAGTAACCCAGCGGATCCGCGGCGCAGTCGGCGTCCGTGCTACAGCCGCCTCCACCTGCCGGCGCGCAGCTGTACGCGGGCCGCGGCACGCTGCTCGGGCACTCCACGACGCTGGCGCGGTGAGTGAAGCCCGACTCGCAGCGCTCGTAGCCGGTGTCCTGGCCGGTGATGAGCGGGGTCGGGTTGGTGCAGGGGTAGCTCTTGCCGCCGCCGTCGCTCTCCGTGGAGCCGCAGCCTGGGAGTCCGAGGGCGAGCAGGAACGCGGCGCTCACCGCGGGCAGATGGGTTCTGAGGCGCATCCCCCCACTCTATCCGATGTATCCTCCGGCCGGTGAGCGGCAGCGCGGGGACCGTGACTTGCACGCGCTGCGGCGGCGCGGTGGCCTTGGAAGCGCTGCTGAACGCGGTGACCTGCCCGTATTGCGGCGCGCACGTCGAGCTTCGGCCGGACGAGGTCGAGCGCCTGGTGCACTACCGCCACGAGGTGAGGGGACGCCTCCAAGGCGCGGCGCGCGAGCTCGAGCACGCGGAGAGCTGGAACCGCTGGTACGGAGGTGCCGATGCCAAGAGGAAGCACCACTTCTTGGTCCCGATCGTGCTGTGGGTCGGCCTGATCGTGCTGCTCGGGGGCGTGTCGATGGCCGCAGACGCGTTCGGGCTCGCGCGCGGGGCGGGCGGCAAGCTGCTCCCGCTCCTGATGTTCGTCCTGATGTTCAGCGTGATGGGCGGCTACATGCTCTGGTTCTACTCCGGGCGCGGTGGCCGAGCGAAGGCCGCCGTGCTGGCGAGCGCGACCGTCAGCTGCCCGAAGTGCGGCGCGCCGCACGCGCTTCGACCCGGCGAGGTGCTCGACCATTGTCGCTTCTGCGCGGCGCCGCTCTTGCCGAACCAACGCGTGATGGAACACGGCCGAGCCGAGGCCGAACGCGCGCTGTTCTCGGCGGAGCTCGAGCGCTCGCGGGCGGAGCGGCGCGGGATGACCGCGCTCTCCGCGTCGAGCGGCGCCCGCAGCACGCCCTACATCGTGATCGGCTCGTTCCTGCCGATGACGCTGCTCGGCTCGGTGGGCTTCACCGTCTCGTTCGCGATGGGAAGGGAGCGCGGTCCCATCGGCGGGCTGTTCGTGCTCTGGGCGTTGGCCGGCGCGAACGTCGGCCTGCTCGGGCTGATCTACCTGTACCGGAGTCATCGCCAGGATCAGCTCGACCGCGCGCTCCGTCCGTTGCTCTCGCGCTTCCTGGCTCTACCGCTGTCCGACGCCTGGGCGATGAACGGTTGGCTGGATCGGCACTGGGCGGGCTCGGTACCGGTGCAGCAGATGTTCCGCGGGCCGTACTTCTCCGCTGTTGCCGGCGCGGCGCAGGGCTATCCGATGCTCGTGGTGGCGAACCCCGTGGGCGCCAGTGACGACTACCCTGGCTTCGTCAGCGTGCGCCTCGCCGCCTGGCTGTCCATGCCCGACTCGGCCGCGAACCATCCAGCCGCCGTGGCGGCGCGCGCTCACTTCGAGCAGCTCGGCTTCTCCCTGTCCTGGGAGCGCGCTGGACCGGTGGCCCTGGCCGTGCACGGTGCCGCGCGGCGCTGGGTGGCCTCCGGCGACGGCCAGCGCCTCGCGGACGCGGTCGAGCGACTCGGTCACGCCCTGCGCGCTCTCGGCGCGACGCCGGTGGACGTCGCTAGCCCTCCGGTGTGAGCACGCCCAGCACGTACTGCTTCGTCGAGATGTACTTCTTCGCCGCAGCGCGCACGCGATCCGAGCTCACCTTCTCCAGCATCGGAGTGATGTCCGGGATCAGGCGCGGGTCGTCGCCGAACGCGTAGGCGCGCTCGAGCTCCCTGAGCCAGTAGCCGTTGTCCTTCAGCTCGGTCTCGTGGGCACGCCGGCGCGCCTCCTTGATCTTGGCGATGTAGTCGTCGGTGGTGCCGTCCTTCTGGATCGCGGCGATTTCGTCGAACACCGCCTGCTTCAGCTTCTCGACGTTTTCGGGCGAACAGCCGAAGGTCACGCCGAACCGATACTCCTGCCGCGGCCGGCGCGTGATGCCGCCGCCGACCTGCACACCGTACACACCACCCATGTCCTCGCGCAGCACCTGGCGCAGGCGCAGGCGCAGCACCTCGCCCAGCATGCGCATGTCGTTCTCGGTGTCGCGCGACCACTTCTCCGTGCCGTGGAAGGTGAGCGTGACCATGGCCTTGGGCTCGCTGCCCTTCTTCACCGACTTCGTCTTCACCCCGGCCGGCATCGCGACCTTCGGGTCGCGCCAGGTCTCCTTGCGCTTCTTGTCGGGCAAGCTGCCCAGGTACGCCTCGACCAGCGGCTGGAGCTTCTCGAGCTCGACGTTGCCGACGAACACGAAGGTGAAGTCGCTCGCATCGGCGAAGCGGTCCTTGTAGACGGCCAGGGCCTTGTCCAGGTCGATCTTCTCCACGACCTCGGGCGTGGTCGGCCGGCGGCGCGGGTGGTTCTGCGAGGCGAAGACGGCCATCTCCTCGAAGAACGTCCCCTCGGGGGAGAGCCGGCGGTTCTTCACGCTCTCGGACTCGCGCACGCGCCAGGCCGCGAAGGCCTCCGGATCGCGACGCGGCGCCACGAACGCCAGGTGCATCATCTGGAAGAGCGTCTCGAGGTCGGCCGGAGCCGCTCGACCGGAGAGCCCCTCCTCGAGCTCGCCGATGCTGGCGCTCACCGAGACCAGCTTGCCGGCCAGAGCCTTCCGGAGCTGCACGGCGTCGAACGGACCGAGGCCACCCTGGCCGATCACGATGTCGGCGAAGCGCGCCGCGTTCCAGTCGGCGTCCTTGACCAGGGAGTGACCACCGGGAGAAAAGGCGGACACGCGCACCTGATCGTTGCTGAAGTCGGTGGGCTTCACGATCACGCGCACGCCGTTCGAGAGCCGCCACTCCGTGACACCGATCTCGGGGATGCTGCTGGTCTTGACCACGCTGCCGGGCGTCGGCCTGCCCTTCATCAGCGGCACGCCGGGGCCGGCGTCCACGTAGGCCTCGATCTTGCGCCCGGCCACCTCGCGATGCAGCGCCAGGAGCTGGTCCGCGCTGGGCTTGTTCATCTTCGCGGGCCCCGTGACCACCAGCACGCGACTGCCTCCGCTCAGGGACTTGACCAGCGCGTTCAGCTCCTCGAGGCCGAGCTCCGGCAAGAACCGCTCGACCAACGCGAGCTCCGCCTCGCGCCCGGGCATGGCCTCGTCTTCGAAGAAGTGGCGGACGATCTCCGCGGCGAGCTCGCTGCCGTCGCGCTTGGCGCGCTCCTTCGCCGCTTGCTGGAAGCCGCGCAAGAGCTGGCTCTTGGCGCGCTCGAGCTCGGTCTTGGTGAAGCCGTGGCGCTCGACCCGCAGCGTCTCCTCGATCAGCGCGCCCATTCCCGCGAGGACGCCGTCCTCCTTCACGCTGGCGGACTGCCGGAAGCTGTCCGCGGTCCGCGTGAGACCGCTGGTCGAGGAAACGGCGCTCAGGAACGGCGCGTCGGGCTTGCGCCGGATCTCGTCCAGGCGCGCGTTCAGCATGGATCCGACCAGCTGCTCGGCCACGGTCCGGCGGTAGTCGCGCGCGCTCGCCTCGGGCCGGTGCGGCAGCTTCGAGACCAGCGCCACCGTGGTGTTCGGCATCTCGGGGTCGGTCTCGATGCTGACCAGGGTCTTCTCGTGCGCGGGCAGCGTGACCTTGGGGCGCGGGCGCGGCTTGCCCGGCGCCTTCAGCGAGGCGAACTCGCTCTTGATGCGCGCCTCCACCGCGGCGGGCTCGAAGTCGCCGACGGCGATCACGGCCATCAGATCCGGGCGGTACCAGTCGCGGTAGAAGCGCACCAGCGTGTCGCGCGAGGCCTTCTCGATCACCTCGCGCTTCCCGATGGCGAGCCGGTCCGCGTACTTCGAGCCGTGAAACAGCACCGGCGCCTGCTTGTCGAACAGGCGCATGCGGGCTCCGCGCCCCAAGCGCCACTCTTCCAGCACCACGCCCCGCTCCTTCTCGACCTCAGCGGGCTCGAAGGCGATGCCGTCGGCCCAGTCGCGCAGCACGCTCAGCGAACGGTTCAGCACCTCACCGTCGTCGGTCGGGACTTGCAGCGTGTACACCGTCTCGTCGAAAGAAGTGTAGGCGTTCAGGTCGGCGCCGAAGCGCACGCCGATCTTCTCCAGGAAGTCCACCAGCTGCTGCTTGGGGAAGCGCTTGGTGCCGTTGAAGCCCATGTGCTCGACGAAGTGCGCGAGCCCGCGCTGGTCCTCGTCTTCGAGCACCGAGCCGGCGTTGACCGCCAGCCAGATCTGGGCGCGCTTCTCCGGCTTCTGGTGCGGCAAGATGTAATAAGTGAGCCCGTTGTCGAGCTTGCCCCTGGTGACCCGCGCGTCGAGCGGCAACGGCCGGTCGAGCTCGTCGAGCGCTGCCGGGGCGGTGCTCGCGGCGGCGCTCGGCGCCGGCGTAGGCGCGCTCGCCGGAGGCGGCGAGCCGCAGGCCAAGGCGAGCGAGAGAGTCAGCGTGGCAGAGCACAGGCGCTTCATGCGCCCTCACCTATCGCCGATTTTGCGGCGCGGCCAGCCTACTGGCAATAGTTGTACTCTGGCGCCCACGGGTGCGGCACGCAGGACTCCCCGCCGTCACAGACGCTGGGGTAGTTGCCACAGATGATGCGCTGATTGCCGGCCGCGCACTGGGACGGCTGGCGGCACTGGATGAGCAGGCTGCTCGTACCGACCGGCGTGCTGCAGCACACCTGACCCCCGCCGCAGTCGTCCGGCCCGTCGCAGTACGCATCCGGCCCGTTGCACTGCGTGCCGGCGGAGTAGCACTGCTTGGCCTGCACGCAGCAGAAGCTCCCGGGCATCGTACAGGTGGCGCCGCCGCACTCGATCACGCCCGGACCCGAGGCCGGGTTGCACGCGGGCCCGTAGTCGGGACAGCAGTCGTTCGAGCCGGCGCACTGCTCGTCGCAGTAGCAGTTGAGCGGCGGGACGGGCTGACTGCTCCCGCACTTGCCCTTGCAGTAGCTCACCACGGTCGCGCCGCCGCTGCCGCCACCGCCCGAGACCGCGCCGGTTCCCGAGGTGCCTCCGGTCGGCGCTCCGCCGCCTCCGGGCGCGCCACCGCTCGGCGCTCCGCCGCCGCTCGGCGCTCCGCCGCCGCTCGGCGCTCCGCCGCCGCTCGGTGCTCCGCCTCCGCTCGGTGCTCCGCCTCCGCTCGGTGCTCCGCCCCCGCTCGGTGCTCCGCCCCCGCTCGGTGCTCCGCCTCCGCTCGGTGCTCCGCCGTCTCCCGACGTGCCGCCACTCGTGCTGCCACCCGCCGCGCTGGTTCCTCCGGACCCCGTCGCGCCGCCCTTGCCGTACAGGTCGGCTTCGTTCTTGCTGCCGCAACCCGCGACCCAGACACACACACCGGCGATGAGTAGACCTCTGTGAGTCATGGGCGTCTCCCGCGCCCTCTAGGGTGACTCAGTGGGACCACGAGGTCCACAGCGGCTGTAGACTGCGCCCGATGACCGCGCTCTCGGGCCGCGACGCCGAGCTCCGGCAGCTCTCCGAGCTCCTGACCTCGGGGCGACGCCTCGTCACGCTCACCGGGCCCGTCGGCGTGGGGAAGTCCGTGCTCGCCCGCGCGGCGGCGGCCCGCGCGGAGGAGTCCGGAGCCTTCGAGCGGAGCTGCTCGGTGGAGCTGTCTCATGCGAAGACAGTCGAAGCGCTCCTGGACGGCGTCGCGGGGACACTCGGCTCGGAATCGCGTGCGGAGCCTGCCGCGCTCGAGCGAGCCTTGGCCGGCGTCGGCATGGTGCTGTTGGTCTTGGACGGCGCCGACGCGCTGCTGCCTGCGCTGCGCGAGCTGGTCCCCCGTTGGCTGGAGGCTGCGCCGGAGCTCACCCTGCTCGTGACGTCGCGACAGGCCCTCGGCATCGAAGCCGAGCATGTGGTCGAGCTGCCGCCCTTGGCCCTGCCGAGCACCGAGCTGTCCGGCCCCGCCGTGGAGCTGTTCCTGCACCACGCGCGTCGCGCCCGCCCGGGCTACGAGCCCACCCGGGAGGAGGTCCCGGTGTTGCTCGAGCTCCTGCGCGAGCTCGACGGGCTGCCGCTCGCCATCGAGCTTTCTGCGGCGCGCCTCGCGGTGATGGGCCCAGCGGCGCTGCTACACCGTCTGCGGCAGAGCCGCACCGTCTCCGACAAGCTCGAGCGGGCGCTGGAGGGCGCGTGGCAGGGGCTGGACGCCGGACAGCAAGCGACCTTGGGCTGCCTGGCGGTGTTCTGCGGAGGGTTCGGCATCGAAGCCGCGGAGGCCGTGGTCCTGGGCGTGCCGTCGGTGCTCGACGCGGTGACGGCGCTTCGCGCGCGGTCCCTCGTGTCCACCGAGCAGTCTGACCAGGGAGAGCTCAGGCTC contains:
- a CDS encoding insulinase family protein is translated as MKRLCSATLTLSLALACGSPPPASAPTPAPSAAASTAPAALDELDRPLPLDARVTRGKLDNGLTYYILPHQKPEKRAQIWLAVNAGSVLEDEDQRGLAHFVEHMGFNGTKRFPKQQLVDFLEKIGVRFGADLNAYTSFDETVYTLQVPTDDGEVLNRSLSVLRDWADGIAFEPAEVEKERGVVLEEWRLGRGARMRLFDKQAPVLFHGSKYADRLAIGKREVIEKASRDTLVRFYRDWYRPDLMAVIAVGDFEPAAVEARIKSEFASLKAPGKPRPRPKVTLPAHEKTLVSIETDPEMPNTTVALVSKLPHRPEASARDYRRTVAEQLVGSMLNARLDEIRRKPDAPFLSAVSSTSGLTRTADSFRQSASVKEDGVLAGMGALIEETLRVERHGFTKTELERAKSQLLRGFQQAAKERAKRDGSELAAEIVRHFFEDEAMPGREAELALVERFLPELGLEELNALVKSLSGGSRVLVVTGPAKMNKPSADQLLALHREVAGRKIEAYVDAGPGVPLMKGRPTPGSVVKTSSIPEIGVTEWRLSNGVRVIVKPTDFSNDQVRVSAFSPGGHSLVKDADWNAARFADIVIGQGGLGPFDAVQLRKALAGKLVSVSASIGELEEGLSGRAAPADLETLFQMMHLAFVAPRRDPEAFAAWRVRESESVKNRRLSPEGTFFEEMAVFASQNHPRRRPTTPEVVEKIDLDKALAVYKDRFADASDFTFVFVGNVELEKLQPLVEAYLGSLPDKKRKETWRDPKVAMPAGVKTKSVKKGSEPKAMVTLTFHGTEKWSRDTENDMRMLGEVLRLRLRQVLREDMGGVYGVQVGGGITRRPRQEYRFGVTFGCSPENVEKLKQAVFDEIAAIQKDGTTDDYIAKIKEARRRAHETELKDNGYWLRELERAYAFGDDPRLIPDITPMLEKVSSDRVRAAAKKYISTKQYVLGVLTPEG
- a CDS encoding CBS domain-containing protein: MKARDLMTHHVRTCRVGDTLAEAARIMWEGDLGDLPVVDEEGRVVAMITDRDICMAAYTQGVPLVASSVSSAMSKRLVSCSPHASLHEIEQKMLSAQVRRIPVIDELGLLVGIVTLGDIARHTQSGSLLERFGAAGVTKTLSAVSERRPN
- a CDS encoding ferritin-like domain-containing protein; amino-acid sequence: MRLRTHLPAVSAAFLLALGLPGCGSTESDGGGKSYPCTNPTPLITGQDTGYERCESGFTHRASVVECPSSVPRPAYSCAPAGGGGCSTDADCAADPLGYCDAPPMGTCQCQTGCRTDQDCGQGQICVCGDPIGRCVTASCKSDADCGGGKLCTSYDSEPSCGPIVYACQTGADQCGGDADCEPGKSCSMSGGRRVCVSAGCAIGRPFLVAGTERLADPAARADWCAALELDCSGLDAGSRARLAERWTEIGLMEHASVAAFARFTLQLLALGAPPELVTLAQRALGDETEHARICFALASAHAGRPVGPGPLAIDGALDLDHGLEQVLRLTVREGCIGETVAAVEAEEAAEYAVEPRLRSILRGIARDERRHAELAWRFAQWALAKAGGALDHVLEEELALALDGARQVRPPAEPRAARLRAHGVLDEPLRAELRRRVLGEVIEPCALALTRVEQQKAA
- a CDS encoding 6-phosphofructokinase; its protein translation is MTLAPSAIRRAGIVFAGGPAPGANAVIAAATMAFRRNGREVLGFMNGYASLSEYDPAERPLADGTDYFLFQDHHLRGLRNARGILVGTSRANPGKAVRSRADLADPVKTAPLDRVYRGLTDLGVDALVSIGGDDTLKTANLLYEYQRQLPAEAKKVRVVHVPKTIDNDYRGIDFTFGFFTAVDLMGKELLNLRADAMATKGYFIVETMGRKTGWLAYGVAIAGEAHMVVGVEDIEGELAVEEEVRDATGAVKKEVRLSLDALCDRIVDLILTRERRGKHYGTIVLAEGLAEVLPQSFLSGIPRDDHGHISLGRVDIGKLIAELAAKRFRERTGRDKKLTGVQLGYESRCAAPHAFDVMLGSQLGLGAYRALVDRELDGHMVSVTGQLDLQFVPFGELVDPETLHTGVRYLRTGSDFHKLARQLETRIEKAQARG
- the pheA gene encoding prephenate dehydratase; protein product: MRLAHLGPPGTFGESAASAWAPDAEYVAVASHAAVALAVTSGGADAGVLAIENSIEGSVSETLDLLIHDTDLCIAGEVVVPVEHCLIARPGTRRDELTVVYSHPQALAQCRKYLARVLPAARLEATLSTVAGVERALGETGAAGIGAERAASRLGGEILERSIQDRAGNVTRFVVVAERDAPRSGRDKTSLAFKTAHDRPGTLVEVLSELASRGVNLTKIESRPSRDALGIYVFLVDLEGHREDPLVAEAIQRVREKASWLKVFGSYPRA